In Sandaracinaceae bacterium, one DNA window encodes the following:
- a CDS encoding DUF4215 domain-containing protein, with the protein MGAIGLLTACDGGDSEGDAGGDAATDGGDVCAGRETCDAAGSTCDGSEVVTCAADADGCLVETREACEGSETCAVSGGVAACVDPCEGVPAAERCDAASRACDGDTLEVCAMNAEGCFVLEITDCSASPDGVCDDAGAMPMCVLPADPCAAIPASERCDVAGTSCDGESLVTCAADSFGCLVETTTDCTERADGFCDETASEPACAVPGDPCAGIVQCAAPDATCAGPSLVTCAPDAFGCLVETTTDCAAMPFGFCEVDAAGADRCSTAASDPCMGVVQCGSSESRACADRSNLSVCSANAFGCYVETATDCSSSGEVCDATSGTAMCADPCTLIPTCPGESYCDGATGELITCTADADGCYVESARAACGAREACTASGTTASCMDTICPQAGSVVLDCDSGTVSGDTSLGSAALTAYSCTSLTSYAGNEQIWRFRNNRGNPVEVRVATSGASSSRDYDLFAIDAGDESTACTSTSLTCLDSSRAGGAAETVDFAVQPGAAAYVSFDLYSTPTTDTTTYSLTVSCVDIVCGNGTRETGEMCDDGNVVDGDGCSAACTVEMGYICSGTPSVCTAPAMNSTCGGATAITGDTTLTTERLALGGPRPMGTGCGSSSGNNALYYAVTIPAFTRVDVQTTPTADIVLLTQDACGAAACTFRTDSSPERATLTNGTGSAVTRVVAIHNYGSSGASSTFDISFTYTVAACGNGVVDAGETCDDGNTADADGCSATCSTESGYICSGAPSMCVASAPNATCAGATVITSDRTITMERVAIGGPRPMGTGCGTSSGNSALYYAVTIPPGATMVAQTAPSFDIVLLVQNACGDGACTLRTDLSPERATLTNSTAAPASHIVAVHNYSSSGNGTYDISFGFGTCGDGVLDSIEQCDDGNTTASDGCSATCTVESTYSCAGSPSVCTTATYSIAPSPAMCVDVSTGAPVAGVTTDNSVSTLIALPFAFSYFGRAMTHYSVSSNGFVQLWASATGSPSTASSNTAMPSTSTPNGVVAPFWDDLRPNAGANVTAVVTGSPGSQRLVLQWTDWRASSSGTESLTFQLHLTEGTNVVETHYCAMNAGTSGMVHTGSSATIGLENSWGTAAAQRSHNTASAVMTGSAFVFTPL; encoded by the coding sequence TTGGGAGCCATCGGACTGCTCACCGCCTGCGACGGCGGCGACTCCGAGGGCGACGCGGGCGGTGACGCCGCGACCGACGGGGGCGACGTGTGCGCGGGTCGGGAGACCTGCGACGCGGCCGGCTCGACGTGCGACGGCAGCGAGGTCGTGACCTGCGCGGCCGACGCCGACGGCTGCCTGGTCGAGACGCGCGAGGCCTGCGAGGGTTCGGAGACGTGCGCCGTGTCCGGCGGCGTGGCCGCCTGCGTGGACCCCTGCGAAGGCGTGCCCGCGGCCGAGCGCTGCGACGCCGCCTCCCGCGCCTGCGACGGCGACACCCTCGAGGTGTGCGCCATGAACGCCGAGGGCTGCTTCGTGCTCGAGATCACCGACTGCTCCGCCTCGCCGGACGGCGTGTGCGACGACGCGGGCGCCATGCCGATGTGTGTGCTGCCGGCCGACCCGTGCGCGGCCATCCCCGCGAGCGAGCGCTGTGACGTCGCCGGCACCTCCTGTGACGGCGAGAGCCTCGTGACCTGCGCCGCCGACTCGTTCGGCTGCCTCGTGGAGACGACCACCGACTGCACCGAGCGCGCGGACGGGTTCTGTGACGAGACCGCGAGCGAGCCGGCCTGCGCCGTCCCGGGCGACCCCTGCGCGGGGATCGTCCAGTGCGCCGCGCCGGACGCGACCTGCGCCGGCCCGTCCCTCGTCACCTGCGCGCCCGACGCCTTCGGTTGTCTCGTGGAGACGACCACCGACTGTGCGGCGATGCCCTTCGGCTTCTGCGAGGTCGACGCGGCCGGCGCCGACCGCTGCAGCACCGCGGCCAGCGACCCGTGCATGGGCGTGGTCCAGTGCGGCTCGAGCGAGTCCCGCGCCTGCGCCGACCGGAGCAACCTGAGCGTCTGCTCGGCGAACGCGTTCGGCTGCTACGTGGAGACCGCCACCGACTGCTCCTCGAGCGGCGAGGTGTGTGACGCGACCAGCGGCACCGCGATGTGCGCCGACCCGTGCACGCTCATCCCGACCTGCCCCGGCGAGAGCTACTGCGACGGCGCGACGGGCGAGCTGATCACCTGCACCGCGGACGCGGACGGCTGCTACGTCGAGTCCGCGCGCGCGGCCTGTGGCGCCCGCGAGGCCTGCACGGCCAGCGGCACCACGGCGTCCTGCATGGACACCATCTGTCCCCAGGCGGGCAGCGTGGTGCTCGACTGCGACAGCGGCACCGTCAGCGGCGACACCTCCCTGGGCTCGGCCGCGCTCACCGCCTACAGCTGCACCAGCCTGACGAGCTACGCGGGCAACGAGCAGATCTGGCGCTTCCGCAACAACCGCGGCAACCCCGTCGAAGTGCGCGTGGCGACCTCGGGCGCCAGCTCGAGCCGCGACTACGATCTGTTCGCGATCGACGCGGGAGACGAGTCCACGGCGTGCACCTCGACGTCGCTCACCTGCCTGGACTCCAGCCGCGCTGGCGGCGCGGCGGAGACGGTCGACTTCGCGGTCCAGCCCGGCGCGGCGGCCTACGTGTCGTTCGACCTCTACTCGACGCCGACGACGGACACGACCACGTACTCGCTCACCGTCTCCTGCGTGGACATCGTCTGCGGCAACGGGACGCGCGAGACGGGCGAGATGTGTGATGACGGCAACGTCGTCGACGGTGACGGCTGCTCGGCCGCCTGCACCGTCGAGATGGGCTACATCTGCTCGGGCACGCCGTCGGTGTGCACCGCCCCCGCGATGAACTCCACCTGCGGCGGCGCCACCGCGATCACCGGTGACACCACCCTGACCACGGAGCGGCTCGCGCTCGGCGGCCCGCGCCCGATGGGCACGGGGTGTGGTTCGAGCAGCGGCAACAACGCGCTCTACTACGCGGTGACCATCCCTGCCTTCACCCGCGTCGACGTGCAGACCACGCCGACGGCCGACATCGTCCTGCTGACCCAGGACGCGTGCGGCGCGGCCGCCTGCACCTTCCGCACGGACAGCTCCCCGGAGCGCGCGACGCTGACCAACGGCACCGGCTCCGCCGTCACCCGTGTCGTGGCGATCCACAACTACGGCTCGAGCGGCGCCAGCAGCACCTTCGACATCTCGTTCACCTACACCGTGGCGGCCTGCGGCAACGGCGTGGTCGACGCGGGCGAGACCTGTGACGACGGCAACACCGCGGACGCCGACGGGTGCTCCGCGACGTGCAGCACCGAGAGCGGCTACATCTGCTCCGGAGCCCCGTCGATGTGCGTGGCGTCGGCGCCGAACGCGACGTGCGCGGGCGCGACGGTGATCACCTCGGATCGCACCATCACCATGGAGCGCGTCGCGATCGGCGGCCCGCGTCCCATGGGCACGGGGTGCGGCACGAGCAGCGGCAACAGCGCGCTCTACTACGCGGTGACCATTCCTCCGGGCGCGACGATGGTCGCGCAGACTGCCCCCTCGTTCGACATCGTGCTGCTCGTGCAGAACGCGTGCGGCGACGGCGCGTGCACCCTCCGGACGGACCTGTCACCGGAGCGCGCCACGCTGACGAACTCCACCGCCGCGCCCGCCAGCCACATCGTGGCCGTGCACAACTACTCCTCGAGCGGCAACGGCACCTACGACATCTCGTTCGGCTTCGGGACGTGTGGCGACGGGGTGCTCGACTCCATCGAGCAGTGTGACGACGGCAACACGACGGCGTCGGATGGCTGCTCCGCGACCTGCACGGTCGAGAGCACCTACTCCTGCGCCGGATCGCCCTCCGTCTGCACCACCGCGACCTACAGCATCGCGCCGAGTCCGGCGATGTGCGTGGACGTCTCGACCGGCGCGCCGGTCGCCGGCGTCACCACGGACAACAGCGTCTCGACGCTGATCGCGCTGCCCTTCGCGTTCAGCTACTTCGGGCGCGCGATGACGCACTACTCGGTGTCGAGCAACGGCTTCGTGCAGCTCTGGGCCTCGGCCACGGGCAGCCCCTCGACGGCGAGCTCCAACACCGCGATGCCGAGCACCTCCACCCCCAACGGCGTGGTCGCCCCCTTCTGGGACGACCTGCGGCCCAACGCGGGTGCGAACGTGACCGCCGTCGTGACGGGCAGCCCCGGCAGCCAGCGGCTCGTGCTCCAGTGGACCGACTGGCGCGCGTCGTCGAGCGGCACCGAGTCGCTGACGTTCCAGCTCCACCTCACGGAGGGGACGAACGTCGTCGAGACCCACTACTGCGCGATGAACGCAGGCACCTCGGGCATGGTCCACACCGGCTCGAGCGCGACCATCGGGCTCGAGAACAGCTGGGGCACCGCAGCGGCGCAGCGATCCCACAACACCGCCTCGGCCGTGATGACGGGCAGCGCCTTCGTCTTCACGCCTCTCTGA
- a CDS encoding DUF4209 domain-containing protein produces MSPRLCAKFRGRLSAALKNCEIQEEDVEFATRLLDACSLVLRPPERHPLIPVFEGASSRPEDFSDDDLELFQRHAGDLCAELRARVNDIHWLARRDAARARQAIQDYAESARDLAADVQGAREAKSRFRRALGIAARMKNHEAAKDVARLATEIALDDSLSQTARVGVTQFLIEVEEGDPKQLAACIRTVAEQENVAAPQSDAYNWDWLRGVWKTLADAESWADNEDAARQALLSRVDTYVAQADWLEAKDAKATMVQGLLRNGIQALRNVSGDNSDRRDAMHRRLRALQPTVLASMKRIELGSIDLTEDVRNAVRQVTGHGFREALFRFVMLVELADPVEVRGFAEESAKQSAFRMFIPQAIFDSEGRLVRTVPGVSFDDPSSVDAAHRAEMLRHLSMRRDCHAKVLDQARQQIALEHPATVQQWVGAIGDSPFVSGDRARSWIRGLDAGLRGDFITACYVLTPQLEHGLRSLLFAVAKTLPEWVDENGVQQYRLLSALLEDEQLKAILGERLHFELDALLGRDGQNFRNLIAHGLFSDGALNTPDALYLWYLALRLVLWPALVTEAGERQADGGESDDPPSDEDTAAAEDDPGPDE; encoded by the coding sequence GTGTCCCCTCGGCTGTGCGCGAAGTTCCGCGGCCGCCTGAGCGCAGCGCTGAAGAACTGCGAGATTCAGGAGGAAGATGTCGAGTTCGCCACGCGGCTGTTGGACGCCTGCTCGCTCGTCCTTCGACCCCCGGAGCGCCATCCGCTGATCCCGGTGTTCGAGGGCGCATCTTCTCGGCCGGAGGACTTCTCCGATGACGACCTCGAGCTGTTCCAGCGACACGCGGGAGATCTGTGTGCGGAGCTGCGCGCGCGCGTCAACGACATTCACTGGCTAGCCCGTCGCGATGCCGCTCGCGCACGACAGGCGATCCAGGATTACGCCGAGTCCGCACGTGACCTGGCGGCGGACGTGCAAGGGGCGAGGGAGGCGAAGAGCCGGTTTCGGCGTGCGCTTGGGATCGCCGCGCGCATGAAGAACCACGAGGCGGCGAAGGACGTGGCGCGGCTCGCGACTGAGATCGCCCTCGACGACTCCCTGAGCCAGACCGCGCGAGTCGGAGTGACGCAGTTCCTGATCGAAGTCGAGGAGGGGGACCCGAAGCAGCTGGCAGCCTGTATCCGCACCGTGGCGGAGCAGGAGAACGTCGCTGCCCCTCAGTCAGACGCGTACAACTGGGACTGGCTGCGCGGCGTATGGAAGACGCTCGCGGACGCCGAGTCCTGGGCGGACAACGAAGACGCCGCTCGCCAAGCCCTGCTGAGCCGAGTGGACACCTACGTCGCTCAGGCGGACTGGCTGGAGGCGAAGGACGCCAAGGCCACGATGGTGCAGGGCCTTCTTCGCAACGGTATCCAAGCCCTGCGCAACGTTTCGGGCGACAACAGTGACCGACGGGATGCCATGCACCGTCGTCTCCGCGCACTTCAGCCAACCGTGCTCGCGAGCATGAAGCGAATCGAGCTTGGCTCGATCGATCTCACCGAGGACGTCCGCAACGCGGTCCGGCAAGTGACCGGGCACGGGTTTCGGGAGGCCCTCTTCCGCTTCGTGATGTTGGTCGAGCTGGCTGACCCCGTCGAAGTGCGCGGCTTTGCTGAGGAGAGTGCCAAGCAATCTGCGTTTCGAATGTTCATCCCGCAAGCGATCTTCGATAGCGAGGGACGACTCGTCCGTACCGTGCCGGGTGTTAGCTTCGACGATCCGAGCAGCGTCGATGCTGCGCACCGTGCCGAAATGCTCCGGCACCTTTCGATGCGCCGGGATTGCCACGCGAAGGTGCTCGACCAGGCGCGCCAGCAGATCGCGTTGGAGCACCCGGCGACCGTCCAGCAGTGGGTCGGCGCGATTGGGGACTCGCCCTTCGTCAGCGGCGATCGGGCGCGGTCATGGATCCGAGGTCTCGATGCTGGCCTGCGCGGAGACTTCATCACGGCGTGCTACGTTCTCACGCCCCAACTTGAGCACGGACTCCGGAGCCTGCTGTTCGCGGTCGCGAAGACCCTGCCTGAGTGGGTTGATGAGAACGGGGTCCAGCAGTACCGGCTGCTCAGCGCACTGCTGGAGGACGAACAACTGAAGGCGATTCTCGGAGAGCGCCTCCACTTCGAACTGGACGCCCTGCTTGGGCGTGATGGGCAAAACTTCCGAAACCTCATCGCCCACGGCCTCTTCAGCGACGGCGCGCTCAACACGCCGGACGCTCTCTATCTGTGGTACCTCGCCCTTCGCCTCGTACTGTGGCCGGCGCTCGTCACCGAGGCAGGGGAGCGCCAGGCTGATGGCGGTGAGTCAGACGACCCGCCCTCGGACGAGGATACCGCTGCGGCAGAGGACGACCCCGGGCCCGACGAATAG
- a CDS encoding ATP-grasp domain-containing protein, which translates to MGDFGILFCRPGPGSTMEDDFALEADVVDALDFETHVIDADFVVDGEPEHAVARLPLDAGALLYRGPILSAEEYEALSDALAERGATLVTEPSAYEHALYVPEHHEDIADLSAPTRWTYGEDIDEAWEAAKELGDGPWLLKDHVKSAKEHWLEACFVAAGATRGEFGEVAEALLGYRGERFERGFVIRGFLELAASSVRTQERRIPDEHRLFFWEGELIAHAPYHPIGAPLTNTAPFHILGGRIDSPFFTADVAFLLDGGWVVVEINDGGVSALPEDLHPRHLYERIRG; encoded by the coding sequence ATGGGTGACTTCGGGATCCTGTTCTGTCGGCCGGGGCCGGGCAGCACGATGGAAGACGACTTCGCGCTCGAGGCGGACGTGGTCGATGCGCTGGACTTCGAGACGCACGTGATCGACGCGGACTTCGTGGTGGACGGGGAGCCGGAGCACGCGGTGGCGCGGCTCCCGCTGGACGCAGGCGCCCTCTTGTACCGGGGGCCGATCCTGAGCGCGGAGGAATACGAGGCGCTCTCGGACGCGCTCGCGGAGCGGGGCGCGACGCTGGTGACGGAGCCGTCCGCCTATGAGCACGCCCTCTATGTGCCCGAACACCACGAGGACATCGCCGACCTCAGCGCGCCGACGCGGTGGACGTACGGCGAGGACATCGACGAGGCGTGGGAGGCGGCGAAGGAGCTGGGGGACGGGCCGTGGCTCCTCAAGGATCACGTCAAGAGCGCGAAGGAGCACTGGCTGGAGGCGTGCTTCGTCGCCGCGGGCGCAACGCGTGGGGAGTTCGGTGAGGTGGCCGAGGCGCTGCTCGGGTATCGCGGGGAGCGCTTCGAGCGCGGCTTCGTCATCCGAGGGTTTCTCGAGCTCGCCGCGAGCAGCGTGCGCACGCAGGAGCGGCGCATCCCCGATGAGCACCGCCTGTTCTTCTGGGAGGGTGAGCTGATCGCTCACGCCCCGTACCACCCCATCGGCGCCCCGCTCACGAACACCGCGCCCTTCCACATCCTGGGCGGCCGCATCGACTCGCCTTTCTTCACCGCCGACGTCGCGTTCCTGCTGGACGGCGGCTGGGTCGTCGTCGAGATCAACGACGGGGGCGTCTCCGCCCTCCCCGAGGACCTTCACCCGAGACACCTGTATGAACGCATACGTGGGTGA
- a CDS encoding Coq4 family protein, whose product MQLSPLGRAVPLHWTPLDKERAKTVLACTARVLSDSNQTLDIITVEEITAQAQLRHLVREGVFDTEEGRALLAERPHLSDVPLEPLRQYADGTLGREWVRFLDDHGLDPKLTKQPTPYTEDERCAFLMHRIRQSHDLWHVLIGVGTRGHEEVLVHAFSLAQTGLPASVAIVVLGALKHMVLEGRWDVLRHDVLRAHRCGVEAAPLLAVHWERHLERPLAEVRAELSIRPLA is encoded by the coding sequence ATGCAGCTCTCTCCTCTCGGTCGCGCGGTCCCACTGCACTGGACGCCTCTCGACAAGGAGCGGGCGAAGACGGTGCTCGCGTGTACGGCGCGGGTGCTGTCGGACTCGAATCAGACGCTCGACATCATCACGGTCGAGGAGATCACGGCGCAGGCGCAGCTGCGTCATCTGGTGCGCGAGGGGGTGTTCGACACCGAGGAGGGCAGGGCGCTCCTCGCGGAGCGGCCGCACCTGTCCGACGTGCCGCTCGAGCCGCTGCGCCAGTACGCGGACGGCACGCTCGGGCGGGAGTGGGTGCGCTTCCTCGATGACCACGGGCTCGATCCGAAGCTGACCAAGCAGCCCACGCCGTACACGGAGGACGAGCGCTGCGCGTTCCTCATGCACCGCATCCGGCAGAGCCACGATCTCTGGCACGTGCTGATCGGCGTGGGCACGCGAGGGCACGAGGAGGTGCTGGTGCACGCGTTCTCGCTCGCGCAGACGGGGCTGCCGGCGTCGGTCGCGATCGTGGTGCTCGGCGCGCTGAAGCACATGGTGCTCGAGGGGCGCTGGGACGTGCTCCGACACGACGTGCTGCGCGCTCATCGCTGCGGGGTCGAGGCCGCGCCGCTGCTCGCCGTCCACTGGGAGCGGCACCTCGAGCGTCCGCTGGCCGAGGTGCGCGCGGAGCTCTCGATCCGTCCGCTCGCCTGA
- the rph gene encoding ribonuclease PH — translation MSITRPDGRSSDAPRPITVIHGFQRFPEGSVLYKCGGTTVLIAASVEESVPPWMRNKGRGWVTAEYEMHPRANPDRQRRSRSRNNLDGRSSEIQRLIARSLRACVRLDKLGERMITVDCDVIDADGGTRTASITGGFIALAMALDVLRHKGSIKPGILREEVAAISVGMVGDKHLVDLNYDEDSGAAVDLNVVASGKQGIVEVQGTAEGAPIAKADFDRLVDLGLGAIPTLIAKQQEALAKAGVDLSKLMAG, via the coding sequence ATGTCCATCACGCGCCCCGACGGGCGGAGCAGCGACGCCCCGCGTCCCATCACGGTCATCCACGGCTTCCAGCGCTTCCCGGAGGGCAGCGTCCTCTACAAGTGCGGCGGCACCACCGTGCTCATCGCCGCGTCGGTCGAGGAGTCCGTGCCGCCGTGGATGCGGAACAAGGGGCGCGGCTGGGTCACCGCGGAGTACGAGATGCACCCGCGCGCCAACCCCGACCGCCAGCGCCGCTCGCGGAGCCGGAACAACCTCGACGGCCGCTCGTCGGAGATCCAGCGCCTCATCGCGCGCTCGCTGCGCGCCTGCGTGCGCCTCGACAAGCTCGGCGAGCGCATGATCACCGTGGACTGCGACGTCATCGACGCCGACGGCGGGACGCGCACCGCGTCGATCACGGGCGGCTTCATCGCGCTCGCGATGGCGCTCGACGTCCTCCGCCACAAGGGCTCCATCAAGCCGGGCATCCTCCGCGAGGAGGTCGCCGCGATCAGCGTGGGCATGGTGGGCGACAAGCACCTCGTGGATCTCAACTACGACGAGGACAGCGGCGCGGCGGTGGACCTCAACGTCGTCGCCTCGGGCAAGCAGGGCATCGTCGAGGTGCAGGGCACGGCGGAGGGCGCGCCCATCGCGAAGGCCGACTTCGACCGCCTCGTGGACCTCGGCCTCGGCGCCATCCCGACCCTGATCGCCAAGCAGCAGGAGGCGCTCGCCAAGGCGGGGGTCGATCTCTCGAAGCTGATGGCCGGATGA
- a CDS encoding sterol desaturase family protein, producing MELTSQLLPSFLVVLVTAAFFVAERVWPGRPLPHRAGWHLRALFLNGVQVAMLGVAGLTWNLWFREYTWFSLGDWAPAPLQGFVYWFALTFVFYWWHRLRHANGFWGVFHQIHHSPSRIEVLTSFYKHPIEIAVNSILGSFFLYVLAGASAETGAWYALFAATGEYFYHANLKSPRWLRYFMQTPELHSVHHQLDLHDGNFGDITLWDRLFGTYRDTTEFVDACGFPGESERELGKMLLFVDVYESDRKE from the coding sequence ATGGAGCTCACGTCTCAGCTGCTGCCCAGCTTCCTGGTCGTACTGGTCACGGCCGCGTTCTTCGTCGCGGAGCGCGTGTGGCCCGGCCGGCCGCTGCCGCACCGCGCGGGGTGGCACCTGCGCGCGCTCTTCTTGAACGGCGTGCAGGTGGCCATGCTCGGGGTGGCCGGGCTCACCTGGAACCTCTGGTTTCGGGAGTACACCTGGTTCTCCCTCGGAGACTGGGCGCCGGCGCCGCTCCAGGGCTTCGTCTACTGGTTCGCGCTGACCTTCGTCTTCTACTGGTGGCACCGGCTGCGCCACGCGAACGGCTTCTGGGGGGTCTTCCATCAGATCCACCACAGCCCGTCGCGCATCGAGGTCCTGACCTCGTTTTACAAGCACCCGATCGAGATCGCGGTCAATTCGATCCTGGGGAGCTTCTTCCTCTACGTGCTCGCCGGCGCGTCCGCGGAGACGGGCGCCTGGTACGCCTTGTTCGCGGCGACGGGCGAGTACTTCTATCACGCCAACCTGAAGAGCCCGCGCTGGCTGCGCTACTTCATGCAGACCCCGGAGCTGCACTCGGTGCACCACCAGCTCGACCTGCACGACGGAAATTTCGGCGACATCACACTCTGGGATCGCCTCTTCGGGACGTATCGAGACACCACCGAATTCGTGGACGCGTGCGGCTTCCCCGGAGAGTCCGAGCGCGAATTGGGGAAGATGCTCCTCTTCGTCGACGTCTACGAGTCGGACCGGAAGGAGTGA
- a CDS encoding CBS domain-containing protein — translation MARYVDEIMNPELFFLRPQDTVGTALLGILSLGITAAPVVDPQRRPAGVVSLRDLVSATGGNTVGERMTAPAVTVARSAEIRDAGRTLAERDVHRLIVVDDEDRAVGVVSSLDLVRALLELPVTHPATFPHQDAAGVSWSDPFVLDADQIPSAPAGPGLFVLMHDELNRVVVPLWAEASEDVRARLLELTQAPHLQDVWLRRILEHDVQHLRVRVASVLDEGLRHASLDYARTQVAAASQPAGART, via the coding sequence ATGGCCCGGTACGTCGACGAGATCATGAACCCCGAGCTGTTCTTCCTGCGCCCGCAGGACACCGTGGGCACCGCGCTCCTCGGCATCCTGTCCCTGGGCATCACCGCCGCGCCGGTGGTCGATCCGCAGCGTCGCCCCGCGGGCGTCGTCTCGCTCCGCGATCTCGTGAGCGCGACGGGCGGCAACACGGTGGGCGAGCGCATGACGGCGCCGGCGGTCACCGTGGCGCGGAGCGCGGAGATCCGCGACGCCGGCCGGACCCTCGCCGAGCGCGACGTGCACCGCCTCATCGTGGTGGACGACGAGGACCGAGCGGTGGGCGTGGTGTCCAGCCTCGACCTCGTGCGCGCCCTGCTCGAGCTCCCGGTGACGCACCCGGCCACCTTCCCCCACCAGGACGCGGCCGGGGTGAGCTGGTCGGACCCCTTCGTGCTCGACGCCGATCAGATCCCGAGCGCGCCGGCGGGCCCCGGGCTCTTCGTCCTCATGCACGACGAGCTCAACCGGGTGGTCGTCCCGCTCTGGGCCGAGGCCTCCGAGGACGTCCGCGCGCGCCTGCTCGAGCTGACCCAGGCCCCTCATCTGCAAGACGTGTGGCTCCGGCGCATCCTCGAGCACGACGTGCAGCACCTCCGCGTGCGCGTCGCCTCCGTGCTGGACGAGGGCCTCCGGCACGCGTCGCTCGACTACGCGCGCACCCAGGTCGCCGCCGCGTCTCAGCCCGCGGGCGCGCGCACCTGA
- the rdgB gene encoding RdgB/HAM1 family non-canonical purine NTP pyrophosphatase, with protein sequence MKVLVATRNAGKVRELQRLLDGSGFELVGLDAFGDAPDVLEDGDTFEANALKKAREMAAHAGLPTLADDSGIEADALDLAPGIHSARYAGVHGDDEANNDKLLAELADVPDAQRTGRFVCALAFVDLDRGFEHVARGTIEGAILRERRGQGGFGYDPLFLPHGHARTTAEMSAAEKNAISHRANAAALMLNTLRERYLT encoded by the coding sequence ATGAAGGTCCTCGTCGCGACGCGGAACGCGGGCAAGGTGCGCGAGCTCCAGCGCCTGCTCGACGGATCCGGCTTCGAGCTGGTCGGCCTCGACGCCTTCGGGGACGCCCCGGACGTGCTCGAGGACGGCGACACCTTCGAGGCGAACGCGCTGAAGAAGGCGCGCGAGATGGCCGCGCACGCGGGGCTGCCCACCCTCGCGGACGACAGCGGCATCGAGGCCGACGCGCTCGACCTCGCGCCCGGCATCCACTCCGCGCGCTACGCGGGCGTGCACGGCGACGACGAGGCCAACAACGACAAGCTGCTCGCGGAGCTGGCCGACGTGCCCGACGCCCAGCGCACGGGCCGCTTCGTCTGCGCGCTCGCCTTCGTCGACCTCGACCGCGGCTTCGAGCACGTCGCGCGCGGCACCATCGAGGGCGCCATCCTCCGCGAGCGGCGGGGCCAGGGCGGCTTTGGCTACGACCCGCTCTTCTTGCCGCACGGCCACGCGCGCACCACGGCCGAGATGAGCGCGGCGGAGAAGAACGCCATCAGCCACCGCGCCAACGCGGCCGCGCTCATGCTGAACACGCTTCGGGAGCGTTATTTGACCTGA
- a CDS encoding glutathione S-transferase family protein — protein MSEQTMETELFELFYWPSIQGRGEFVRLVLEDAGVPYVDVARMPEEAGGGVQRVVEMRKGGAAGLLPFAPPILKLGGMVVAQTAVICDFLGRRVGLAPEDEEGQEAVRQLQLTIADVVAEAHDTHHPVGTAKYYEDQKDEAKKAATAFLSDRLPQWLGYFDLVIERNEASDWLVGNRCTYVDLSLFQLVEGLRYAFPKAMRRVEGAVPRVVALHGRVAERPGVQAYLESDRRIPFNENGIFRHYPELDLD, from the coding sequence ATGAGCGAGCAGACGATGGAGACCGAGCTCTTCGAGCTCTTCTACTGGCCCAGCATCCAGGGGCGCGGCGAGTTCGTGCGCCTGGTGCTCGAAGACGCAGGGGTGCCCTACGTCGACGTGGCGCGCATGCCCGAAGAGGCGGGCGGCGGCGTGCAGCGGGTCGTCGAGATGCGGAAGGGCGGCGCGGCCGGCCTGCTCCCCTTCGCCCCGCCCATCCTCAAGCTCGGCGGCATGGTGGTCGCGCAGACCGCGGTGATCTGCGACTTCCTCGGCCGCCGCGTCGGGCTCGCCCCCGAGGACGAGGAGGGCCAGGAGGCGGTGCGCCAGCTCCAGCTCACCATCGCGGACGTGGTGGCCGAGGCGCACGACACCCACCACCCGGTCGGCACCGCGAAGTACTACGAGGACCAGAAGGACGAGGCGAAGAAGGCCGCGACCGCGTTCCTGAGCGACCGCCTCCCGCAGTGGCTCGGCTACTTCGATCTCGTCATCGAGCGCAACGAGGCCAGCGACTGGCTCGTCGGGAACCGCTGCACCTACGTGGACCTCTCGCTCTTCCAGCTCGTCGAGGGCCTGCGCTACGCGTTCCCGAAGGCGATGCGCCGCGTCGAGGGCGCCGTCCCGCGCGTGGTCGCGCTCCACGGCCGCGTGGCCGAGCGCCCGGGCGTCCAGGCCTACCTCGAGTCGGACCGCCGAATCCCCTTCAACGAGAACGGGATCTTCCGGCACTACCCCGAGCTGGACCTGGACTGA